In Juglans microcarpa x Juglans regia isolate MS1-56 chromosome 8D, Jm3101_v1.0, whole genome shotgun sequence, the following are encoded in one genomic region:
- the LOC121242761 gene encoding nuclear poly(A) polymerase 1: protein MGSPGLMNRNNGQRLGITEPISLGGPTEYDVIKTRELEKYLQDAGLYENQEEAVSREEVLGRLDQIVKIWVKTISRSRGLNDQLVQEANAKIFTFGSYRLGVHGPGADIDTLCVGPRHATREDDFFGELYRMLCEMPEVTELHPVPDAHVPVMKFKFSGVSIDLLYAKLSLWVIPEDLDISQDSILQNADEQTVRSLNGCRVTDQILRLVPNIQNFRTTLRCMRLWAKCRGVYSNVSGFLGGINWALLVARICQLYPNALPNMLVSRFFRVYTQWRWPNPVMLCAIEEGSLGLQVWDPRRNPKDRFHLMPIITPAYPCMNSSYNVSSSTLRIMSEEFQRGSDICEAMETSKADWDTLFEPYPFFEAYKNYLQIDVTAANADDLRKWKGWVESRLRQLTLKIERHTYNMLQCHPHPGDFSDRSRAFHCCYFMGLQRKQGVPVNEGEQFDIRLTVEEFKHNVNMYSLWKLGMEIRVSHVKRRNIPNFVFPGGIRPSRPSKVTWDSRRSLELKVSGRAQDSGEGKTVSNGSDNERKRERVDDSFETNLGNAKRLAVPPSIGEVHEGSPPLSTLNSSSIKGDDVDIHRLEESGGEKSENNIPDSLRNVKNLVEVSFQNVEANGSVGCNPHNKIQAAATVDATSSGEAEKLAIEKITSGPYLSHQPYSEELDELEDDLEYRDQDKGIRGNIKGGPVESSSANAAVAVQVTSSNGSASSSDVYSNGNLEELEPTELVAPLSNVTHAPVIQSKPLIRMSFTSLPKATGKTS, encoded by the exons ATGGGAAGCCCTGGATTGATGAATCGCAATAATGGGCAAAGGTTAGGCATCACTGAACCAATTTCATTGGGTGGACCGACTGAGTACGATGTGATCAAGACCCGAGAACTCGAAAAG TATTTGCAAGACGCTGGATTGTATGAGAATCAGGAAGAGGCTGTGAGTAGGGAGGAAGTGCTTGGAAGGCTTGACCAG ATTGTAAAGATTTGGGTCAAAACAATTAGTCGATCGAGGGGGTTGAATGACCAACTCGTGCAAGAAGCAAACGCCAAGATTTTCACATTTGGTTCCTATCGGCTAGGG gtgcATGGCCCTGGTGCAGATATCGACACGCTTTGTGTGGGACCTAGACATGCTACAAGAGAA GATGATTTCTTTGGCGAGCTATATAGAATGCTGTGTGAGATGCCAGAAGTAACAGAGTTGCACCCCGTGCCTGATGCTCATGTTCCGGTCATGAAATTTAAGTTCAGTGGAGTTTCCATAGACCTTCTGTACGCAAAACTGTCACTCTGGGTTATTCCTGAA GACCTGGATATATCGCAGGACTCAATACTACAGAATGCAGATGAACAGACAGTTCGTAGTCTCAATGGCTGTAGAGTCACCGACCAAATTTTGCGTTTGGTTCCAAATATTCAG AATTTCCGTACAACTTTGAGGTGCATGAGGTTGTGGGCAAAATGTCGTGGTGTTTACTCAAAT GTTTCAGGATTTCTTGGTGGTATAAACTGGGCATTGCTGGTTGCTCGCATATGCCAACTATATCCCAATGCACTGCCGAATATGTTAGTTTCTCGATTCTTTAGGGTCTATACTCAGTGGCGGTGGCCAAATCCAGTAATGCTCTGTGCCATTGAAGAAGGATCTCTTGGACTTCAAGTTTGGGATCCTAGAAGAAATCCTAAAGACAGGTTCCATTTGATGCCTATAATAACTCCTGCTTACCCTTGCATGAACTCTAGCTACAATGTGTCGTCAAGTACTTTGCGTATTATGTCGGAGGAGTTTCAGAGGGGTAGTGATATTTGTGAG GCTATGGAGACAAGCAAGGCAGATTGGGATACACTTTTTGAGCCCTATCCATTCTTCGAAGCATATAAAAATTACCTACAAATAGACGTTACTGCAGCAAATGCTGATGATCTAAGAAAATGGAAAGGCTGGGTTGAGTCTCGCCTCCGCCAGCTAACATTGAAG ATTGAGAGGCATACTTATAACATGCTTCAGTGCCACCCACACCCAGGAGATTTTTCAGACAGGTCTAGAGCTTTCCATTGCTGCTACTTCATGGGTTTGCAGCGAAAACAAGGAGTTCCAGTGAACGAAGGTGAACAATTTGATATAAGGTTAACCGTTGAGGAATTTAAACACAATGTAAACATGTACTCATTGTGGAAGCTTGGGATGGAGATCCGCGTATCTCATGTAAAACGCAGGAATATACCCAACTTTGTATTTCCTGGTGGGATCCGACCCTCTCGCCCATCAAAAGTAACTTGGGACAGTAGGAGGAGTTTAGAACTGAAAGTTTCTGGACGCGCTCAAGATTCCGGTGAAGGTAAAACAGTTTCAAATGGATCAGATAAtgaaaggaagagagagcgtgtgGATGATAGTTTTGAGACTAACCTGGGAAATGCCAAGCGCTTAGCTGTGCCGCCATCTATTGGGGAAGTTCACGAGGGTAGCCCTCCTTTGAGcactcttaactcatcttccATTAAAGGTGATGATGTGGATATCCACAGGTTAGAGGAATCCGGGGGAGAGAAATCTGAGAATAATATACCAGACAGCTTGAGAAATGTGAAAAATCTAGTGGaggtttcttttcaaaatgttGAAGCTAATGGATCGGTGGGATGCAATCCACACAACAAAATTCAAGCTGCTGCGACCGTTGATGCAACAAGCTCTGGAGAAGCAGAGAAGCTGGCAATTGAGAAGATAACGTCTGGTCCATATCTATCCCATCAACCTTATTCAGAAGAACTTGATGAGCTTGAAGATGATTTGGAATATAGAGATCAAGATAAAGGTATTAGGGGAAACATCAAAGGTGGTCCTGTGGAGTCTTCATCAGCAAATGCAGCAGTAGCAGTGCAAGTAACCTCTAGCAATGGATCTGCTTCTTCCAGTGATGTATATTCTAATGGAAACTTAGAAGAGCTTGAG CCCACTGAACTTGTGGCGCCATTGTCAAATGTGACTCATGCACCTGTGATACAGTCGAAGCCACTAATCAG